The following are from one region of the Rosistilla carotiformis genome:
- a CDS encoding polysaccharide deacetylase family protein, with protein MSPPIADLSLDLDNLWAYLRTHGDAQWETFPSYLPTVVPHFLEIFDRLDLRATVFVVGQDAALDKNHGPLRQIVDAGHEIGNHSFNHEPWLQRYSREQLVDEFEQTEAALAKITDQSIVGFRGPGFSLSADVLQLLCERGYQFDGSTFPTFLGPMARAYYLMTSSFSSAEKEDRSEMFGSLSDGLRPLKPYWWTTPSGRVLELPVSTIPIVRAPFHFSYLCFLAQVSPRVAELYFRFALAICRLTRTSPSLLLHPLDFLGGDEVPQMSFFPGMKLAGDVKRAFSERMLAIYAKQFEVLPMGEHAARIGTKVTNSRSF; from the coding sequence ATGTCGCCTCCGATCGCTGACCTTTCGTTAGACCTCGACAATCTGTGGGCCTACCTACGGACTCATGGCGACGCCCAATGGGAAACGTTTCCGTCGTATCTGCCGACCGTCGTGCCGCACTTTCTGGAGATCTTCGACCGGCTGGATCTGCGAGCGACCGTGTTTGTGGTCGGGCAAGACGCTGCGTTAGATAAGAACCATGGCCCGCTGCGACAGATCGTCGACGCGGGACATGAGATCGGCAACCATTCGTTCAATCACGAGCCGTGGCTGCAACGCTACTCGCGCGAACAATTGGTCGACGAGTTCGAGCAGACCGAAGCAGCGCTGGCGAAGATCACCGACCAATCGATCGTCGGCTTCCGCGGGCCGGGCTTCAGCCTGTCGGCCGATGTGCTGCAGTTGCTGTGCGAGCGCGGCTATCAATTCGACGGCTCCACCTTTCCAACCTTCCTGGGGCCAATGGCGCGGGCCTACTATTTAATGACGTCCTCTTTCTCGTCGGCAGAGAAAGAGGACCGGTCGGAAATGTTCGGCTCGCTGAGCGATGGGCTGCGCCCGCTGAAACCTTACTGGTGGACAACGCCCAGCGGACGCGTGCTGGAGCTGCCCGTCTCGACGATCCCGATCGTGCGCGCTCCGTTTCACTTCAGCTACCTCTGCTTCTTGGCTCAGGTCTCCCCGCGCGTGGCGGAACTCTACTTCCGGTTTGCCCTGGCGATCTGTCGGCTAACACGGACCAGCCCGTCGCTGTTGTTGCATCCGCTGGACTTCCTGGGGGGCGATGAGGTGCCGCAGATGAGCTTCTTTCCTGGGATGAAACTCGCAGGGGATGTGAAGCGTGCGTTCAGCGAGCGGATGTTGGCGATCTACGCCAAGCAATTTGAAGTGCTACCGATGGGGGAACATGCCGCGCGAATCGGTACAAAGGTTACGAACTCGCGGTCGTTCTGA
- a CDS encoding serine/threonine protein kinase — protein sequence MSHKTHLSEAKTAFQASALTSELITPAQLAAAVEALHVEGQKVDDKLLAAALVRDGLLTGYQAEQLKAGRTKLNLGPYIITDFIGQGGMGQVFKGVHKVMGRECAVKVLPLQKVTDETRKNFLHEIRMQAGLDCQYLVRAFDAGKDGQIHYLVTEYVPGTDLRRHIKKNGALPVSEAALYIHQAALGLDYAHQQGLVHRDVKPGNILVTPRGRAKVSDVGLAAWSTAMSSDPRAGKIVGTADYLSPEQILTPDNIGPASDIYGLGCTLYYCICGKVPYPGGNTASKCRRHCEDLPMHPRKFAEDIPEEFVDIIADMMEKDPNDRIASAAEVAARLEPWLEDVQALGDRPITRGPWLEPPPPGVDPYSGTGIAGQGSGQISASGEANDSTAASVGDTMNSASGIVPPPPMPGYEMAIASKSDTGMQVAIALAIAIPFSLMIGAIIGFYLHDKLQ from the coding sequence ATGTCCCATAAAACGCATCTTTCCGAAGCCAAGACGGCTTTCCAAGCCTCGGCGCTGACCAGCGAATTGATCACCCCAGCTCAACTGGCGGCCGCTGTCGAAGCGCTGCATGTTGAGGGACAGAAGGTCGACGACAAACTGTTGGCCGCGGCGCTGGTCCGCGATGGATTGCTGACCGGTTATCAAGCCGAGCAATTGAAGGCGGGACGGACGAAGCTGAACCTGGGCCCCTACATTATCACCGACTTCATCGGCCAGGGAGGCATGGGGCAGGTCTTCAAAGGCGTGCATAAAGTGATGGGGCGCGAGTGCGCGGTTAAAGTGCTGCCGCTTCAGAAAGTGACTGATGAGACGCGGAAGAACTTTCTACACGAGATCCGTATGCAGGCGGGACTCGATTGCCAATATCTCGTTCGCGCGTTTGATGCCGGCAAAGATGGCCAGATCCATTATCTGGTGACCGAATACGTGCCGGGAACCGACTTGCGTCGGCATATCAAGAAAAATGGTGCGTTGCCGGTTTCTGAAGCGGCACTCTACATCCATCAGGCTGCGTTGGGACTCGATTACGCCCATCAGCAGGGACTGGTCCATCGCGACGTGAAGCCGGGGAACATCCTGGTCACGCCCCGCGGCCGGGCGAAGGTCTCCGACGTGGGGCTGGCGGCGTGGAGCACGGCGATGTCGAGCGACCCACGAGCGGGGAAGATCGTCGGCACCGCGGACTATCTGTCTCCCGAGCAGATCCTGACGCCCGACAACATCGGCCCGGCAAGCGATATCTACGGCCTGGGCTGCACGCTTTATTACTGTATCTGCGGCAAGGTCCCCTACCCCGGTGGCAACACGGCGTCGAAGTGCCGGCGGCATTGCGAGGATCTGCCGATGCATCCGCGGAAGTTCGCCGAGGACATCCCGGAGGAATTTGTCGACATCATCGCCGACATGATGGAAAAAGATCCCAACGATCGGATCGCTTCGGCAGCGGAAGTTGCGGCGCGGCTGGAACCTTGGTTAGAGGATGTGCAAGCGTTGGGGGACCGCCCGATCACGCGCGGTCCATGGTTGGAACCGCCCCCGCCGGGGGTCGATCCCTACAGTGGAACGGGGATCGCGGGGCAGGGTTCGGGGCAAATCTCCGCCTCGGGCGAAGCTAACGATTCAACGGCAGCCAGTGTTGGTGACACGATGAACAGCGCCAGCGGAATCGTCCCGCCACCACCCATGCCGGGGTACGAGATGGCGATAGCGAGCAAGTCGGACACGGGGATGCAGGTAGCGATTGCGCTTGCGATTGCGATCCCGTTTAGTTTGATGATCGGTGCGATCATCGGCTTTTACCTTCACGACAAATTGCAATAA